Proteins encoded in a region of the Streptomyces sp. NBC_00513 genome:
- a CDS encoding CdaR family transcriptional regulator produces the protein MPQPEREPSPETSPAHPAHAAHPAHPHTATLRRLEKSSGRLAANAIARMDETLPWYRAMPPENRSWIGLVAQAGIAAFTEWFRHPETPQAISTDVFGTAPRELTRAITLRQTVEMVRTTIEVMETAIDEVAAPGDESILREALLVYAREIAFATAQVYAQAAEARGAWDARLESLVVNAVLSGEADEGALSRAAALGWNSPEHVCVILGTAPDGDSELTVEAIRRAARHHKLQVLTGVLGDRLVVIAGGSDNPMQVAKSLIGPFAAGPVVAGPVVPDLLNATKSAQAAAAGLKACTAWQDAPRPVLADDLLPERAIASDPSAREQLVEEIYRPLEEAGSALLETLSVYLEQASSLEGAARMLFVHPNTVRYRLRRVTDVTGWSPSDVRSAFTLRIALILGRLADGDPQS, from the coding sequence GTGCCCCAACCCGAACGTGAGCCTTCTCCCGAGACCAGCCCCGCGCACCCGGCGCATGCCGCGCACCCCGCCCATCCGCACACCGCGACGCTGCGCAGGCTGGAGAAATCCTCCGGTCGGCTCGCCGCCAACGCCATCGCGCGCATGGACGAGACCCTGCCGTGGTACCGGGCGATGCCGCCGGAGAACCGGTCTTGGATCGGCCTGGTCGCCCAGGCGGGCATCGCCGCGTTCACGGAGTGGTTCCGGCACCCGGAGACCCCGCAGGCGATCTCGACCGACGTGTTCGGGACGGCTCCGCGCGAACTGACCCGGGCGATCACGCTGCGGCAGACCGTGGAGATGGTCCGCACGACGATCGAGGTGATGGAGACCGCGATCGACGAGGTCGCGGCCCCCGGCGACGAGTCGATCCTGCGGGAGGCGCTGCTGGTGTACGCCCGGGAGATCGCCTTCGCGACGGCCCAGGTGTACGCCCAGGCGGCCGAGGCGCGCGGGGCGTGGGACGCCCGGCTGGAGTCCCTGGTCGTCAACGCGGTGCTGTCGGGCGAGGCCGACGAGGGCGCCCTGTCCCGGGCCGCGGCGCTGGGCTGGAACTCGCCGGAGCACGTGTGCGTCATCCTGGGCACCGCCCCGGACGGGGACAGCGAACTGACGGTCGAGGCGATCCGGCGCGCGGCCCGGCACCACAAGCTCCAGGTCCTCACGGGTGTGCTGGGCGACCGGCTGGTGGTCATCGCGGGCGGCAGCGACAACCCGATGCAGGTGGCGAAGTCCCTGATCGGGCCGTTCGCGGCGGGTCCCGTGGTGGCGGGTCCGGTGGTCCCGGACCTGCTGAACGCGACGAAGTCGGCGCAGGCCGCCGCGGCCGGACTGAAGGCCTGTACGGCGTGGCAGGACGCGCCGCGCCCCGTTCTGGCGGATGATCTCCTGCCCGAGCGCGCCATCGCCTCCGATCCCTCGGCGAGGGAGCAGTTGGTGGAGGAGATCTACAGACCACTGGAGGAGGCGGGGTCGGCACTCCTGGAGACGCTGAGCGTCTACCTGGAGCAGGCGAGCAGTCTGGAAGGGGCCGCGCGGATGCTGTTCGTCCACCCGAACACGGTGCGCTACCGGCTCCGACGTGTGACCGACGTCACCGGCTGGTCACCCTCCGATGTCCGTTCGGCGTTCACGTTGCGGATCGCCCTGATCCTGGGGCGCCTGGCCGACGGCGATCCCCAGTCCTAG
- the fabF gene encoding beta-ketoacyl-ACP synthase II — MSPTNRTVVVTGIGATTPLGGDSASTWEGLLAGRSGVSPLEGERFAELPVRIAAQAAVDPSEVLPRPLARKLDRSAQFAVIAAREAWADAGYTAPAGEDESIAPERLGTVIASGIGGVTTLLDQYDVLKEKGVRRVSPHTVPMLMPNGPSANVGLEVNARAGVHTPVSACASGAEAIGYAVEMIRTGRADVVVAGGTEAAIHPLPIAAFANMMAMSKNNDHPEQASRPYDKARDGFVLGEGAGVVILESAEHAAARGARVYCEVLGQGLSADSHHIAQPEPTGRGVAAALRNLLDNTGLDPAELVHLNAHATSTPQGDTAELKALRKVLGDDLDHIAISATKSMTGHLLGGAGGIETVATVLALYNRIAPPTINIDDLDDDIDADIVRGEPRKLPVDGPISAINNSFGFGGHNVSLAFRSV, encoded by the coding sequence GTGAGCCCGACCAATCGCACCGTGGTCGTCACCGGTATCGGCGCAACCACTCCGCTGGGTGGCGACAGCGCTTCGACCTGGGAAGGTCTGCTTGCCGGCCGTTCCGGCGTATCGCCCCTGGAGGGCGAGCGTTTCGCCGAACTGCCGGTCCGTATCGCCGCGCAGGCCGCCGTGGACCCGAGCGAGGTACTGCCCCGTCCGCTGGCCCGCAAGTTGGACCGCTCGGCGCAGTTCGCCGTCATCGCGGCCCGCGAGGCCTGGGCCGACGCGGGGTACACCGCCCCGGCCGGCGAGGACGAGTCCATCGCGCCCGAGCGTCTGGGTACCGTGATCGCCTCCGGAATCGGTGGCGTGACGACCCTGCTCGACCAGTACGACGTACTGAAGGAGAAGGGTGTGCGCCGGGTCTCCCCGCACACCGTCCCCATGCTCATGCCGAACGGCCCCTCGGCCAACGTCGGCCTGGAGGTCAACGCCCGCGCGGGCGTTCACACCCCGGTCAGCGCGTGCGCCTCGGGTGCCGAGGCCATCGGCTACGCCGTGGAGATGATCCGTACCGGCCGTGCCGACGTGGTCGTCGCCGGCGGTACCGAGGCGGCGATCCACCCGCTGCCGATCGCCGCGTTCGCCAACATGATGGCGATGTCCAAGAACAACGATCACCCCGAGCAGGCCTCGCGCCCGTACGACAAGGCCCGTGACGGCTTCGTCCTCGGCGAGGGCGCCGGCGTGGTCATCCTGGAGTCCGCCGAGCACGCCGCCGCGCGCGGTGCGCGGGTGTACTGCGAGGTCCTGGGTCAGGGTCTGTCCGCGGACAGCCACCACATCGCGCAGCCGGAGCCCACGGGCCGCGGCGTCGCCGCCGCGCTGCGGAACCTGCTCGACAACACGGGTCTGGACCCGGCCGAGCTGGTGCACCTGAACGCGCACGCCACGTCCACCCCGCAGGGGGACACGGCCGAGCTGAAGGCGCTGCGCAAGGTGCTGGGCGACGACCTCGACCACATCGCGATCTCCGCGACCAAGTCGATGACCGGTCACCTGCTGGGTGGCGCCGGCGGCATCGAGACGGTGGCGACCGTGCTGGCGCTGTACAACCGGATCGCCCCGCCGACGATCAACATCGACGACCTGGACGACGACATCGACGCGGACATCGTTCGCGGCGAGCCGCGCAAGCTGCCCGTCGACGGTCCGATCTCCGCGATCAACAACTCCTTCGGTTTCGGCGGGCACAACGTCTCGCTGGCGTTCCGCTCCGTCTGA
- a CDS encoding DUF3145 domain-containing protein, with protein sequence MTTRGVLYVHSAPRALCPHVEWAVAGVLGVRVNLDWIRQPASPGTWRAEFSWQAEAGTASKLASALRGWHLLRFEVTAEPCSTSEGERYSSTPELGIFHAVTGMHGDILVPEDRLRAALVRSAHGETDLEAEIAKLLGKPWDDELEPFRHAGEGAPVRWLHQVV encoded by the coding sequence GTGACGACACGTGGAGTTCTGTACGTGCATTCCGCGCCGCGTGCGCTCTGCCCGCACGTGGAATGGGCTGTTGCGGGCGTACTCGGAGTGCGGGTGAACCTCGACTGGATCAGACAGCCCGCCTCCCCCGGCACCTGGAGAGCCGAATTCTCCTGGCAGGCCGAAGCGGGCACCGCGTCGAAACTCGCATCCGCCCTGCGCGGCTGGCACCTGTTGCGCTTCGAGGTGACGGCCGAACCCTGCTCGACCTCCGAGGGCGAGCGATACAGCTCCACCCCGGAACTCGGCATCTTCCACGCCGTCACCGGAATGCACGGAGACATCCTCGTCCCCGAGGACCGACTGCGCGCCGCCCTCGTCCGATCCGCGCACGGCGAGACCGACCTGGAAGCCGAGATCGCCAAACTGCTCGGCAAGCCCTGGGACGACGAGTTGGAGCCGTTCCGCCACGCCGGCGAAGGCGCCCCCGTGCGCTGGCTCCACCAGGTGGTCTGA
- a CDS encoding pirin family protein — translation MIDVRRAADRYEGGDPAAGITTRHAFSFGSFYDPDNIRFGPVLACNEETLRPGSGFEEHAHSHTEIVTWVVEGELTHKDSAGGHSGQVRPGDVQHFGTGSGARHVERNDGPERLRFVQTWLAPLVAGGEPSYTLVRDLADGAAYEIPAAGAVLRVRRPGAGERVAVPVAERIYLHVVRGDLRLDGEELGPGDSARITRESGLEITAGSPGELLIWELP, via the coding sequence ATGATTGATGTACGCCGCGCCGCCGACCGGTACGAGGGCGGGGACCCGGCCGCCGGGATCACGACCCGGCACGCCTTCTCCTTCGGGTCCTTCTACGACCCGGACAACATCCGTTTCGGCCCGGTGCTGGCCTGCAACGAGGAGACCCTGCGGCCCGGCTCCGGCTTCGAGGAGCACGCGCACAGCCACACCGAGATCGTCACCTGGGTGGTCGAGGGCGAACTCACCCACAAGGACAGCGCCGGCGGGCACAGCGGGCAGGTGCGCCCCGGCGACGTGCAGCACTTCGGCACCGGATCCGGGGCGCGGCACGTCGAGCGCAACGACGGCCCGGAGCGGCTGCGGTTCGTACAGACCTGGCTCGCCCCGCTCGTGGCGGGCGGCGAGCCCTCGTACACGCTCGTCCGGGACCTCGCCGACGGCGCCGCGTACGAGATCCCCGCGGCCGGTGCCGTACTGCGCGTGCGGCGGCCCGGCGCGGGCGAGCGGGTCGCCGTGCCGGTCGCCGAGCGGATCTACCTGCACGTCGTCCGGGGGGACCTGCGGCTCGACGGGGAGGAACTGGGCCCCGGCGACTCGGCGCGGATCACCCGCGAGAGCGGGTTGGAGATCACCGCGGGCTCCCCGGGGGAACTGCTGATCTGGGAGCTGCCGTAG
- a CDS encoding acyl carrier protein, which translates to MAATQEEILEGLAEIVNEIAGIPQEDVQLDKSFTDDLDVDSLSMVEVVVAAEERFEVKIPDEDVKNLKTVGDAADYILKNQA; encoded by the coding sequence ATGGCCGCCACGCAGGAAGAGATCCTCGAAGGTCTCGCGGAGATCGTCAACGAGATCGCCGGCATCCCGCAGGAGGACGTCCAGCTCGACAAGTCCTTCACCGACGACCTGGACGTCGACTCGCTGTCCATGGTCGAGGTCGTCGTCGCCGCCGAAGAGCGCTTCGAGGTCAAGATCCCGGACGAGGACGTCAAGAACCTCAAGACGGTCGGCGACGCCGCCGACTACATCCTGAAGAACCAGGCCTGA
- a CDS encoding DUF4429 domain-containing protein — translation MGDVLAGNHAVWELDSDAVIIRFTRGLRTPRLWHALGERHIPLEALSEVTVTGGKRDTAVLRAVPRPGADPLMEVAAGQLKEACDPYRLVLPGDRAPRAASLVDALRGRLGPAAPAERFLVRAPEPPIHLKAYDARVGFDGSAVTFQWSRTGASGTKWKAGDQRYPLAEIGGVEWRSPDGPDGHLRLLPRDGVAAGDARPDHDLAAAVFGIGYGAVHESLPFAASVLAAVGGRAGSDPHPQVDERLRHLSELHGAGLLTDAEYTALRDRFAADA, via the coding sequence ATGGGGGATGTATTGGCCGGAAACCATGCCGTCTGGGAACTCGACTCGGACGCGGTGATCATCCGCTTCACGAGGGGGCTGCGCACACCGAGGCTCTGGCACGCCCTGGGGGAACGACACATCCCCCTGGAGGCGCTGTCCGAGGTGACCGTGACCGGGGGGAAACGGGACACGGCGGTGCTGCGCGCCGTCCCGCGCCCGGGAGCGGATCCGCTGATGGAGGTCGCCGCGGGGCAGCTGAAGGAAGCCTGCGACCCGTACCGCCTGGTCCTGCCCGGCGATCGGGCACCCCGGGCGGCTTCGCTGGTCGACGCCCTGCGGGGACGGCTGGGACCCGCCGCACCGGCCGAACGATTCCTGGTCCGCGCCCCGGAACCGCCGATCCACCTGAAGGCGTACGACGCACGGGTGGGCTTCGACGGTTCGGCGGTCACCTTCCAGTGGTCGCGCACGGGCGCCAGCGGCACGAAGTGGAAAGCGGGCGACCAGCGGTACCCGCTGGCCGAGATCGGCGGGGTCGAGTGGCGCTCCCCCGACGGCCCGGACGGCCATCTGCGGCTCCTGCCCCGCGACGGCGTCGCCGCCGGTGACGCGCGGCCCGACCACGACCTGGCGGCCGCGGTGTTCGGGATCGGATACGGGGCGGTGCACGAGTCGCTGCCGTTCGCCGCGTCCGTCCTCGCCGCCGTCGGCGGCAGGGCCGGTTCCGATCCGCACCCGCAGGTCGACGAGCGGCTCCGGCACCTGAGCGAGCTGCACGGCGCGGGCCTGCTCACCGACGCCGAGTACACGGCCCTGCGCGACCGCTTCGCGGCCGACGCCTGA
- a CDS encoding SGNH/GDSL hydrolase family protein codes for MGTTAPRRRARRRLTGAVAAVAVLAGVVTGCDGGEPASEGERGAQAGPRWNTAPTSIAAVGDSITRGFDACSVLADCPEVSWATGDDPAVDSLATRLIGAAQAPARSWNHAVTGSRMADLPGQLASAAAHKPDLVTVMVGSNDACRPLASSMTSVADFRAGFEKALAGLRAASPTSQVYVSSVPDLQRLWEQGKDLPMVRQIWKLGICQSMLADPLSLATGATSRREEVRARVVEYNEVLREVCAKDPLCRYDGGAVFQYPFSAEQLSRWDFFHPGKDGQARLAELAHRQVTAAKPPR; via the coding sequence ATGGGCACCACCGCTCCACGCCGTCGCGCGCGCAGGAGGCTGACGGGCGCGGTCGCGGCGGTCGCCGTGCTGGCCGGGGTGGTCACGGGGTGTGACGGCGGCGAGCCGGCGTCCGAGGGCGAGCGGGGGGCGCAGGCGGGTCCCCGTTGGAACACCGCGCCGACCTCGATCGCCGCCGTCGGCGACTCCATCACGCGCGGCTTCGACGCCTGTTCGGTGTTGGCGGACTGCCCGGAGGTCTCCTGGGCGACCGGCGACGACCCCGCGGTCGACTCCCTCGCCACCCGCCTCATCGGGGCCGCCCAGGCGCCCGCGCGCAGTTGGAACCACGCGGTGACCGGCTCGCGCATGGCGGACCTGCCGGGGCAGCTGGCTTCGGCCGCCGCGCACAAGCCCGACCTGGTCACGGTCATGGTGGGCTCCAACGACGCCTGCCGGCCGCTGGCTTCGTCGATGACCTCGGTGGCCGACTTCCGGGCCGGTTTCGAGAAGGCGCTGGCCGGCCTGCGGGCGGCGTCCCCGACCTCGCAGGTGTACGTCTCCTCGGTGCCGGACCTCCAGCGGCTGTGGGAACAGGGCAAGGACCTGCCGATGGTGCGCCAGATCTGGAAGCTGGGGATCTGCCAGTCGATGCTGGCCGATCCGCTCTCCCTGGCGACGGGCGCGACCTCGCGACGGGAGGAGGTGCGGGCGCGGGTGGTCGAGTACAACGAGGTACTGCGCGAGGTCTGCGCGAAGGACCCGCTCTGCCGTTACGACGGGGGTGCGGTGTTCCAGTACCCCTTCTCGGCCGAGCAGTTGAGCCGCTGGGACTTCTTCCATCCGGGGAAGGACGGACAGGCGCGGCTGGCGGAACTCGCGCACCGACAGGTGACGGCGGCGAAGCCGCCGCGTTGA
- a CDS encoding aldo/keto reductase, producing the protein MTEHDKVIERVELGKGGPLVGVQGLGCMGMSEFYGDTDEAVARETLEAALTAGVTLIDTADVYGRGRNEEFIAPFVAAHRDEITLATKFAIERNDDPHYRGIRNDPAYVRQAVEGSLRRLGTDVIDLYYMHRRDPAVPFAESVGAMAELVREGKVRYLGLSEVTGAELREAHAVHPITALQSEWSLFSRDVEHSAVGAAAELGVAFVPYSPLGRGFLTGAFADAGTDLSTDDFRRYQPRFTGDNARTNAALLAPVREIAAAHGATPAQIALAWVQQRAKVHGLPVVPIPGTRKPGRLAENAAATRITLTAAELALLEPIASRVAGDRYPDMSSTSAAREG; encoded by the coding sequence ATGACGGAGCACGACAAGGTCATCGAGCGGGTCGAGCTGGGCAAGGGCGGCCCGCTGGTGGGCGTCCAGGGCCTGGGCTGCATGGGCATGAGCGAGTTCTACGGGGACACCGACGAGGCGGTCGCGCGGGAGACCCTGGAGGCGGCGCTGACGGCGGGGGTCACCCTCATCGACACCGCGGACGTCTACGGGCGCGGCCGCAACGAGGAGTTCATCGCGCCGTTCGTGGCCGCCCACCGGGACGAGATCACCCTGGCCACGAAGTTCGCCATCGAACGCAACGACGACCCGCACTACCGGGGCATCCGCAACGACCCCGCCTACGTCCGGCAGGCCGTCGAGGGCAGCCTGCGCCGGCTCGGTACCGACGTCATCGACCTCTACTACATGCACCGGCGCGACCCGGCCGTGCCGTTCGCCGAGTCGGTGGGCGCCATGGCGGAGCTGGTCCGGGAGGGGAAGGTGCGTTACCTGGGGCTGAGCGAGGTCACCGGGGCCGAACTGCGCGAGGCGCACGCGGTGCACCCGATCACGGCGCTCCAGTCGGAGTGGTCGCTGTTCAGCCGGGACGTGGAGCACAGCGCGGTCGGCGCGGCGGCGGAGTTGGGCGTGGCCTTCGTGCCCTACTCCCCGCTCGGGCGCGGCTTCCTCACCGGGGCGTTCGCGGACGCGGGCACGGACCTGTCGACGGACGACTTCCGCAGGTACCAGCCGCGGTTCACCGGCGACAACGCCAGGACCAACGCGGCGCTGCTGGCCCCCGTCCGGGAGATCGCCGCCGCCCACGGGGCGACGCCGGCGCAGATCGCCCTGGCGTGGGTGCAGCAGCGGGCGAAGGTGCACGGCCTGCCGGTGGTCCCGATCCCGGGCACCCGCAAGCCGGGCCGACTCGCCGAGAACGCGGCCGCCACCCGCATCACCCTGACGGCCGCCGAACTCGCGCTGCTCGAACCGATCGCCTCCCGGGTGGCGGGCGACCGCTACCCCGACATGAGCTCCACGTCGGCGGCGCGGGAGGGCTAG
- a CDS encoding MerR family transcriptional regulator, protein MSLTQTRYTISEVEARTGLTQHTLRWYERIGLMPHVDRSHSGQRRFTDKDLDWLAFVGKLRATGMSVADMVRYAELVREGAHTVDQRRELLERTRREVRSRITELTDALAVLDYKIGMYSMGTTTGKARP, encoded by the coding sequence ATGAGCCTGACGCAGACGCGGTACACGATCAGCGAGGTCGAGGCCCGCACCGGTCTGACCCAGCACACACTGCGCTGGTACGAGCGGATCGGCCTGATGCCGCACGTGGACCGCTCCCACTCGGGACAGCGGCGGTTCACCGACAAGGACCTCGACTGGCTGGCCTTCGTGGGCAAGCTGCGCGCCACCGGGATGTCGGTGGCGGACATGGTCCGGTACGCGGAACTGGTCCGCGAGGGCGCGCACACCGTCGACCAGCGGCGCGAGCTGCTGGAGCGGACGCGCCGCGAGGTGCGGTCGCGGATCACGGAGCTGACCGACGCGCTCGCCGTACTGGACTACAAGATCGGGATGTACTCGATGGGCACGACGACGGGGAAGGCACGGCCATGA
- a CDS encoding ketoacyl-ACP synthase III yields MSKIKPAKGSPYARILGVGGYRPVRVVPNEVILETIDSSDEWIRSRSGIATRHWASPEETVAAMSVEASGKALADAGVAPEQIGAVIVSTVSHFKQTPAVATEIAHRIGAVKPAAFDISAGCAGFGYGLTLAKGLVVEGSAQYVLVIGVERLSDLTDLEDRATAFLFGDGAGAVVVGPSDEPAIGPTVWGSEGDKSETIKQTVPWDEYLGKGGGEKFPAITQEGQAVFRWAVFEMAKVAQQALDAAGITADDLDVFIPHQANMRIIDSMVKTLKLPEHVTVARDVETTGNTSAASIPLAMERLLATGAAKSGDTALVIGFGAGLVYAATVVTLP; encoded by the coding sequence ATGTCGAAGATCAAGCCGGCCAAGGGCTCCCCGTACGCCCGCATCCTCGGGGTGGGCGGCTACCGCCCGGTCCGTGTGGTGCCCAACGAGGTCATCCTGGAGACGATCGACTCGTCCGACGAGTGGATCCGTTCGCGTTCCGGCATCGCGACCCGGCACTGGGCCTCGCCCGAGGAGACGGTCGCCGCGATGTCGGTGGAGGCCTCGGGCAAAGCGCTGGCCGACGCCGGGGTCGCCCCCGAGCAGATCGGCGCCGTGATCGTCTCCACGGTGTCGCACTTCAAGCAGACCCCGGCCGTCGCGACCGAGATCGCGCACCGGATCGGGGCGGTCAAGCCCGCCGCTTTCGACATCTCCGCGGGTTGTGCCGGGTTCGGCTACGGCCTGACCCTGGCCAAGGGCCTGGTGGTGGAGGGGTCGGCGCAGTACGTCCTCGTCATCGGTGTCGAGCGGCTGTCGGACCTCACCGACCTGGAGGACCGCGCGACGGCCTTCCTGTTCGGCGACGGCGCCGGCGCCGTGGTCGTCGGCCCTTCGGACGAGCCGGCCATCGGCCCCACGGTGTGGGGTTCGGAGGGCGACAAGTCCGAGACGATCAAGCAGACCGTGCCGTGGGACGAGTACCTCGGCAAGGGCGGCGGGGAGAAGTTCCCGGCCATCACCCAGGAGGGTCAGGCGGTCTTCCGCTGGGCCGTCTTCGAGATGGCCAAGGTGGCCCAGCAGGCGCTCGACGCGGCCGGGATCACCGCGGACGACCTGGACGTCTTCATTCCGCACCAGGCAAACATGCGGATCATCGACTCGATGGTGAAGACTCTGAAGCTGCCGGAGCACGTCACGGTCGCCCGTGACGTCGAGACCACCGGCAACACCTCGGCCGCCTCGATTCCGCTCGCTATGGAGCGGCTCCTGGCGACCGGTGCGGCGAAGAGCGGCGACACCGCGCTCGTCATCGGCTTCGGGGCGGGACTCGTCTACGCCGCGACGGTCGTTACCCTCCCCTAG
- a CDS encoding ACP S-malonyltransferase, giving the protein MLVLVAPGQGAQTPGFLTPWLELPGAAERVAGWSDAIGLDLAHYGTKADADEIRDTAVAQPLLVAAGLLSASALGTTTAFGAVAGHSVGEITAAAYAGVLSEDDALSFVRTRGLGMAEAAAVTETGMAAVLGGDRDVVVAHLEKLGLTPANINGAGQIVAAGTAEQIAALVADKPEGSMKVVALKVAGAFHTHHMAPAVATLEKAAEALAPADPALKYVSNKDGRVVTTGADVVARLVGQVANPVRWDLCMETFAELGVTGIVELCPGGTLQGLAKRALKGVPAVALKTPDDLDKAAALLAEHAV; this is encoded by the coding sequence GTGCTCGTACTCGTCGCTCCAGGCCAAGGCGCTCAGACGCCCGGCTTCCTGACTCCCTGGCTCGAACTCCCCGGCGCCGCCGAGCGCGTCGCGGGGTGGTCCGACGCCATCGGGCTCGACCTTGCCCACTACGGCACGAAGGCCGACGCGGACGAGATCCGCGACACGGCGGTGGCCCAGCCGCTGCTGGTCGCCGCGGGTCTGCTGTCCGCCTCCGCGCTCGGCACCACGACCGCCTTCGGCGCGGTCGCCGGTCACAGCGTCGGTGAGATCACCGCGGCCGCGTACGCCGGTGTGCTGAGCGAGGACGACGCGCTGTCGTTCGTACGCACCCGGGGGCTCGGCATGGCCGAGGCCGCCGCCGTCACCGAGACCGGCATGGCCGCGGTGCTGGGCGGTGACCGTGACGTGGTCGTCGCGCACCTGGAGAAGCTGGGGCTGACCCCGGCGAACATCAACGGTGCGGGCCAGATCGTGGCCGCCGGCACCGCGGAGCAGATCGCCGCCCTCGTGGCCGACAAGCCCGAAGGCTCCATGAAGGTCGTCGCCCTCAAGGTCGCGGGCGCGTTCCACACCCACCACATGGCGCCCGCGGTCGCCACGCTGGAGAAGGCCGCCGAGGCCCTCGCCCCGGCGGACCCGGCGCTGAAGTACGTGTCGAACAAGGACGGTCGGGTCGTGACCACGGGCGCCGATGTCGTCGCCCGGCTGGTCGGCCAGGTGGCCAACCCGGTCCGTTGGGACCTGTGCATGGAGACGTTCGCCGAACTGGGCGTCACCGGGATCGTCGAGCTCTGCCCGGGCGGCACCCTTCAGGGTCTGGCCAAGCGTGCGCTCAAGGGCGTACCGGCCGTCGCCCTGAAGACGCCGGACGATCTCGACAAGGCCGCCGCGCTCCTCGCCGAGCACGCGGTCTGA
- a CDS encoding serine hydrolase: MESLRIIENWPVTTAAAAVVRADGSTAGSHGPVDHPFRLASVTKPLAAYAALVAYEEGAIELDEPAGPEGSTVRHLLAHTSGLAFDEHRVTGAPGQRRLYSNAGFEVLGDHIAKATGIPFAEYLHQAVFEPLGMASSVLHGSPAKDGVSTVSDLTRFAAELQAPRLLDVRTVAEATAVVHPGLKGVLPGYGHQSPNDWGLGLEIRDGKSPHWTGHTSSPRTFGHFGQSGTFLWVDPEARAACVALTDRAFGPWAVEAWTPFTDAVLAELRS; this comes from the coding sequence CTGGAGAGTCTGCGGATCATCGAGAACTGGCCGGTGACGACGGCCGCCGCCGCCGTGGTCCGCGCCGACGGGAGCACGGCCGGTTCCCACGGCCCCGTCGACCACCCGTTCCGCCTGGCCTCGGTGACCAAGCCGCTCGCCGCGTACGCCGCCCTCGTCGCGTACGAGGAGGGGGCGATCGAACTGGACGAACCGGCCGGACCGGAGGGTTCCACGGTCCGTCACCTGCTCGCGCACACCAGCGGGCTGGCCTTCGACGAGCACCGTGTGACGGGGGCTCCCGGGCAGCGCCGGCTGTACTCCAACGCCGGTTTCGAGGTGCTAGGCGACCACATCGCGAAGGCCACCGGCATCCCCTTCGCCGAGTACCTGCACCAGGCCGTCTTCGAACCGCTGGGCATGGCGTCGAGCGTGCTGCACGGCTCCCCCGCGAAGGACGGCGTGTCCACCGTCTCCGACCTGACGCGGTTCGCCGCCGAGCTCCAGGCGCCCCGGCTGCTCGACGTCCGCACCGTCGCCGAGGCCACCGCCGTCGTGCACCCGGGCCTCAAGGGCGTCCTGCCGGGCTACGGGCACCAGTCCCCCAACGACTGGGGGCTCGGCCTGGAGATCCGCGACGGCAAGTCCCCGCACTGGACGGGTCACACGTCCTCGCCCCGGACCTTCGGGCACTTCGGCCAGTCGGGCACCTTCCTGTGGGTGGACCCGGAGGCGCGCGCCGCGTGCGTGGCACTGACCGACCGCGCCTTCGGCCCGTGGGCCGTGGAGGCCTGGACCCCGTTCACGGACGCGGTCCTCGCCGAACTGCGTTCCTGA